A window of the Candidatus Omnitrophota bacterium genome harbors these coding sequences:
- a CDS encoding DUF4115 domain-containing protein: MTDNPTDLFDSVQNQSRTSTQTRVNPAGEKQQTPDAEARGFGAKLRQARLKQGLTLDKIAAETRIHPRILAQLEEDRVEESLGEFYARCFRKAYAQYLNVELKVAEEPDQGKRKKKRVEKPEAQPDKESAEPSPVLPGPAVPGIVAGFWRAWPSWTPWAVGIGFGFLLLLLMRSCGQGTVAPVGMSQVAEPAARTEGSPQQKSQQILPVASSLIDLRVEAKRDVWMRLRSDGQILFEDILPAGTQRSWQSFKPFGLWVGDADALSLTVNGKDFGSPGRGVLRNIRVTREGVSRDPGQ; this comes from the coding sequence ATGACGGATAATCCAACGGATCTGTTTGACTCCGTCCAGAACCAATCACGGACATCGACGCAGACCCGGGTCAATCCTGCCGGAGAAAAACAGCAGACGCCTGATGCTGAGGCAAGGGGTTTCGGTGCAAAACTGCGCCAGGCGCGTCTCAAACAAGGACTTACTCTCGATAAAATCGCCGCGGAGACCCGTATTCACCCCCGCATATTGGCTCAGTTGGAGGAGGACCGGGTTGAGGAGTCTTTGGGGGAGTTTTATGCGCGCTGTTTCCGCAAAGCCTATGCACAGTACTTGAATGTAGAATTAAAAGTTGCCGAGGAGCCGGATCAAGGGAAACGCAAGAAGAAGCGCGTTGAAAAACCGGAGGCGCAGCCGGACAAAGAATCAGCGGAACCGAGTCCGGTCTTGCCGGGCCCCGCAGTTCCCGGGATTGTGGCCGGTTTTTGGCGAGCTTGGCCTTCCTGGACCCCCTGGGCTGTTGGAATCGGGTTTGGGTTTCTTTTGCTCTTGCTGATGCGCTCCTGCGGCCAAGGGACTGTGGCGCCTGTAGGTATGAGCCAGGTCGCTGAACCTGCTGCTAGGACCGAAGGTAGTCCACAGCAGAAGAGCCAGCAAATCCTTCCTGTGGCGAGTTCCCTGATTGATCTGCGGGTTGAGGCCAAACGCGATGTTTGGATGCGTTTGCGTTCCGATGGTCAAATCCTGTTTGAAGATATCCTTCCTGCAGGAACTCAGCGCAGCTGGCAATCGTTTAAGCCTTTTGGGCTGTGGGTCGGTGACGCAGATGCCTTGAGCCTCACAGTCAACGGAAAGGACTTCGGATCTCCGGGCCGGGGTGTGTTGCGGAATATCCGGGTCACGCGAGAGGGAGTCAGCCGTGATCCGGGGCAGTAG